In a single window of the Biomphalaria glabrata chromosome 13, xgBioGlab47.1, whole genome shotgun sequence genome:
- the LOC129922421 gene encoding LOW QUALITY PROTEIN: uncharacterized protein LOC129922421 (The sequence of the model RefSeq protein was modified relative to this genomic sequence to represent the inferred CDS: substituted 4 bases at 4 genomic stop codons): REQEKXQRKLKRKRLNXKRSRVLRRKRGEKRKXKDKWRREEKIKRQMEXRREDREDREDRREDRETN; the protein is encoded by the exons agagaacaagagaagtaacaaagaaagctaaaaagaaaGAGATTGAATTAGAAGAGATCACGTGTTTTA agaagaaagagaggagagaagaGAAAATAGAAAGACAAATGGAGGAGAGAAGAGAAGATAAAGAGACAAATGGAGTAGAGAAGAGAAGATAGAGAAGACAGGGAGGACAGAAgagaagatagagagacaaatTGA